In one window of Paraflavitalea soli DNA:
- a CDS encoding radical SAM protein — protein MPALKQSPYLLYSDGKGNIFEDTSLYAAGRAGWDAFEVPVEDWIPLPDGGSMYELPGRRGIGIDVATGEMRLCEKGWAVAAFIPPAHTGLYIAAYETGHDAPTLPLFCYTATGWFDNQLYVPAVRIEQDIRQECAGFDDGVVKHGVEHFLEAYPHNRLVKHLANNCALTYHCPAARNYFMGRWECPIPSSPACNANCIGCISFQPADEEIVSTQDRLTFKPTAEEIVEFTVPHLETAPFPIVSFGQGCEGEPLLMWETIRQSIIEMRKHTSKGSININTNGSKPAAVDALCKAGLNSIRVSTNSAQKYIYEAYYRPNNYQFEDIVESLKVMRRHGGWASINYFVFPGVTDSEAEYEALRKLIRDTDLTMIQWRNFNIDPDWYLGKINLYEAGDLLGIKQLQELIKEEFPNVKYGYFNPPMERIKGDFEMDFAH, from the coding sequence ATGCCAGCACTAAAACAATCTCCGTATTTACTGTACTCTGACGGAAAAGGGAACATTTTTGAAGATACTTCGCTGTATGCCGCCGGGCGTGCAGGCTGGGACGCCTTTGAGGTACCTGTAGAAGACTGGATACCGCTGCCGGATGGCGGATCGATGTATGAGCTGCCCGGCCGCCGGGGCATTGGGATCGATGTGGCCACGGGCGAAATGCGCCTTTGTGAGAAAGGCTGGGCGGTAGCGGCCTTTATCCCACCCGCCCATACGGGGCTTTATATTGCCGCCTATGAGACGGGGCACGATGCGCCTACGCTACCCTTGTTTTGCTATACGGCCACGGGCTGGTTTGATAACCAGCTGTATGTGCCGGCGGTGCGGATAGAACAGGATATCCGGCAGGAATGTGCCGGTTTTGACGACGGGGTGGTGAAACATGGAGTGGAACATTTCCTGGAAGCCTACCCTCACAACCGGCTGGTGAAACACCTGGCCAATAACTGTGCACTTACCTACCATTGCCCGGCCGCCCGCAATTACTTTATGGGCCGGTGGGAATGTCCGATACCCAGCTCTCCTGCCTGTAATGCCAACTGCATTGGCTGTATATCCTTCCAGCCGGCAGATGAGGAGATCGTGTCTACGCAGGATCGCCTGACTTTTAAGCCCACGGCTGAAGAGATCGTTGAGTTTACCGTGCCGCACCTGGAAACGGCTCCTTTCCCGATTGTGAGCTTTGGACAGGGCTGCGAGGGTGAACCGCTGCTGATGTGGGAAACGATCCGGCAGTCGATCATTGAAATGCGCAAGCATACCTCCAAAGGAAGCATCAATATCAATACGAATGGCTCGAAGCCGGCGGCTGTGGACGCGCTCTGCAAAGCCGGGCTGAACTCAATCCGGGTGAGCACGAACTCGGCCCAGAAATACATTTATGAGGCCTATTACCGGCCCAACAACTACCAGTTTGAGGACATTGTAGAAAGCCTGAAAGTGATGCGCCGGCATGGCGGCTGGGCCAGCATCAACTACTTCGTATTTCCCGGGGTAACGGACAGTGAGGCAGAATACGAAGCGCTGCGCAAGCTGATCCGGGATACGGACCTGACGATGATCCAGTGGCGGAATTTCAATATCGACCCCGACTGGTACCTGGGAAAGATCAATTTATACGAAGCAGGTGATTTGCTGGGTATCAAACAATTGCAAGAGTTAATAAAAGAAGAATTTCCGAATGTAAAGTATGGATATTTCAATCCTCCAATGGAAAGGATCAAGGGGGATTTTGAGATGGATTTTGCGCACTAA
- a CDS encoding MFS transporter: MQPTLALRGERPVYVLPLIVIAQFAGTSLWFAGNAILADIPALASHPAAIGQMTSAVQIGFIAGTLVFALLSITDRFSPSKVFLLCSLLGAAINLCTIWISDNYGAMLLFRFIIGFLLAGIYPVGMKIAADWFDTGLGKALGYLVGALVLGTGFPHLLKGFAWHLSWQQVILFTSAFALTGGLLVILFIPDGPFKKQANSFRPALIGQAFHSKEFKAAAYGYFGHMWELYTLWAFVPVMLAMNAARNGAMLNIPLWSFFVIGIGGISCMVGGALSQKVGSARVAFYALLGSGICAATSIFFINLPPAVFLPFLLVWGITVTADSPQFSTLTALTAPPAYKGTAVTAVICMGFIISIISLQVVSYLFNRFPQAAVFLALAPGPLLGVLAFRRLANKQQG, translated from the coding sequence ATGCAACCAACGTTAGCTTTAAGAGGCGAGCGGCCTGTTTATGTATTGCCATTGATCGTCATTGCCCAGTTTGCGGGCACCTCGCTCTGGTTTGCAGGTAATGCCATCTTAGCGGATATCCCGGCCCTGGCCAGCCACCCGGCAGCCATCGGACAGATGACCTCGGCAGTACAGATCGGCTTCATTGCAGGCACGCTGGTCTTTGCTTTACTATCTATCACGGACCGGTTTTCTCCCTCCAAAGTGTTCTTGCTTTGCTCTCTGTTGGGTGCAGCTATAAACCTGTGTACCATTTGGATTTCAGATAACTATGGAGCCATGTTGCTATTTCGCTTTATCATAGGTTTCCTGCTGGCAGGCATTTACCCGGTGGGGATGAAAATAGCAGCAGACTGGTTTGATACGGGCCTGGGAAAAGCATTGGGCTACCTGGTGGGAGCACTGGTTTTGGGTACGGGTTTCCCGCACCTGTTAAAGGGGTTTGCCTGGCATTTAAGCTGGCAGCAGGTCATCCTGTTTACTTCGGCTTTTGCTTTAACGGGTGGCTTACTGGTCATTCTTTTCATACCGGATGGCCCTTTTAAAAAGCAGGCCAACAGTTTTCGTCCGGCGCTGATCGGCCAGGCCTTCCACTCGAAGGAATTCAAGGCGGCAGCTTACGGATACTTTGGGCATATGTGGGAACTGTATACCCTTTGGGCTTTTGTGCCGGTGATGCTGGCGATGAATGCGGCCCGGAATGGGGCAATGCTTAATATCCCTTTGTGGTCGTTCTTTGTGATCGGCATTGGGGGTATCAGCTGTATGGTGGGAGGCGCTCTTTCGCAGAAGGTGGGCAGTGCCCGGGTAGCTTTTTACGCCTTGCTGGGTTCCGGCATCTGCGCAGCCACCTCTATCTTTTTTATCAACCTGCCACCAGCTGTATTCTTGCCCTTCCTACTAGTTTGGGGTATTACAGTGACGGCAGATTCGCCGCAGTTCTCCACTTTAACGGCATTGACGGCTCCCCCGGCCTATAAAGGAACAGCGGTTACGGCGGTCATATGCATGGGTTTTATCATTTCCATTATCAGCCTCCAGGTAGTGAGTTATCTTTTTAACCGGTTTCCGCAGGCGGCTGTTTTCCTGGCGCTGGCTCCCGGTCCGCTGCTGGGGGTGCTGGCATTCCGGCGGCTGGCCAATAAACAACAGGGTTAA
- a CDS encoding DMT family transporter produces the protein MTISKKELYIGIGLAVLATIIWSGNFIVARGVIKQIPPVGLAFYRWVTGSLIMLPLAWNRFREEKAILLQHKGYIFWTALTGISLFNTLVYVAGHHSPAINLALIGTTSSPVFAIILAAIFLKERVPLMRVLGLLLCLSGIVWLLSQGSWERLKAFHFSAGDGWILLGALSFAIYNIMVRRKPTGIHPLNFLFTVFATGTLIIFPFYLIELTHTNPVDWSINLVLIILYLGAGASVLAFLCWNMAIARLGAARTALFGNLIPVFSILEAVLILDEQITMVHVLSGALVIAGVVIANLKR, from the coding sequence ATGACTATTTCCAAAAAGGAACTGTATATCGGGATCGGACTGGCTGTATTGGCTACCATCATCTGGTCGGGCAACTTTATCGTGGCCAGAGGGGTCATCAAACAGATCCCGCCGGTAGGCCTGGCTTTTTACCGATGGGTTACTGGCTCACTCATCATGCTGCCGCTGGCCTGGAACCGGTTCCGGGAAGAAAAGGCGATCCTGCTACAACATAAGGGTTACATTTTCTGGACAGCACTTACAGGTATTTCGCTCTTCAATACGCTGGTGTATGTAGCCGGCCATCATTCACCCGCTATTAACCTTGCGCTGATCGGCACGACCTCCTCTCCCGTTTTTGCGATCATACTGGCGGCCATCTTTCTAAAAGAACGGGTTCCGCTCATGCGTGTGTTGGGTCTGCTGCTTTGCCTGAGTGGTATCGTGTGGCTGCTGTCGCAAGGAAGCTGGGAGCGGTTGAAAGCCTTTCATTTCTCAGCCGGAGATGGCTGGATATTGCTGGGCGCCCTCTCTTTTGCGATCTACAATATCATGGTGCGCCGTAAACCTACGGGGATACATCCACTTAATTTTTTATTTACGGTATTCGCCACAGGAACATTGATAATCTTTCCTTTCTACCTGATTGAATTAACCCATACTAACCCTGTTGACTGGAGCATTAACCTGGTGCTGATCATCCTTTACCTGGGCGCCGGCGCTTCGGTGCTGGCCTTCCTGTGCTGGAATATGGCGATTGCCCGGCTGGGTGCTGCACGCACGGCTTTATTCGGCAACCTGATCCCTGTGTTCAGTATCCTGGAAGCGGTATTGATCCTGGATGAACAGATCACGATGGTGCATGTGCTGAGTGGGGCGCTGGTGATTGCGGGGGTGGTAATTGCTAATTTGAAACGATAA
- a CDS encoding sulfite exporter TauE/SafE family protein, whose translation MTTELILLCIAAFLAGFIDAIVGGGGLIQTPVGLILLPQFPVATVLGTLKIPAFCGTSFAAIQYARTVKLDYKRLGAMTAIAFCAAFTGSKLLTLVSSSFMKPLLLVILVAVAIYTYSKKNFGAHTEKGHSDRQQWWYAAGISLVIGFYDGFIGPGAGSFLILAFVTLLGFDFLKASAHAKFVNLSTNLGSILFFAISGKIIYAIALPMAVCNALGGFCGARLAILKGNAFIRILFLVVVCGTILRFAYDIFLK comes from the coding sequence ATGACGACAGAACTCATATTGCTTTGCATAGCTGCTTTTCTGGCTGGTTTTATAGACGCCATTGTAGGCGGCGGGGGATTGATCCAAACCCCGGTAGGGCTGATCCTGTTGCCCCAATTTCCGGTGGCCACTGTGCTAGGCACGCTGAAGATCCCCGCTTTCTGCGGAACCAGCTTTGCGGCCATTCAATATGCCCGCACGGTAAAACTGGATTATAAGCGCCTGGGGGCTATGACGGCGATCGCCTTTTGTGCGGCATTTACGGGTTCCAAATTGCTGACGCTGGTGAGCAGCAGTTTTATGAAGCCGCTGTTGCTGGTGATCCTGGTGGCGGTAGCCATTTATACTTATTCCAAGAAGAACTTCGGGGCACATACGGAGAAAGGACATAGTGATCGTCAACAATGGTGGTATGCGGCGGGCATCAGCCTGGTGATCGGTTTTTATGATGGCTTTATTGGTCCCGGTGCAGGCAGCTTTCTCATCCTCGCTTTTGTAACACTGCTGGGATTTGATTTCCTGAAAGCGAGCGCGCATGCCAAATTTGTAAACCTGTCTACAAACCTTGGGTCGATCCTCTTTTTTGCCATCAGCGGCAAGATCATTTATGCGATTGCCTTACCCATGGCTGTTTGCAATGCCCTGGGCGGATTCTGTGGCGCCCGGCTGGCAATACTGAAGGGGAATGCTTTTATCCGTATCCTGTTTTTGGTGGTGGTATGTGGTACGATCCTGCGCTTTGCCTATGATATCTTTTTGAAGTAG
- a CDS encoding bifunctional folylpolyglutamate synthase/dihydrofolate synthase, whose amino-acid sequence MNYEETLHYLFTRLPMFSRIGAAAYKKDLTNTIQLCDFIGNPQHQFKTIHIAGTNGKGSTSHMLASILQTAGYKTGLYTSPHLRDFRERFRVDGAMIEEDFVVDFTRRIEPAIDRIEPSFFEITVAMAFDYFAWKGVDIAVIETGLGGRLDSTNVITPELSVITNIGWDHMNLLGNTLEAIAFEKAGIIKPGVPVIVGETAPATRKVFEDVATQRQSPLFFADQLRYVADWKYEHHELQVQVARNGHDERTPYRLDLPGYYQTKNLVTVLEAVHQLQQQGWQLPLSTVQAALHQVKPLTGLHGRWELIHRHPAVMLDVGHNEDGMRQIISQIELTDHQHLHLVIGMVKDKEVEKVLLQLPKEATYYFTKAPIPRALPEDQLAAQAAAHGLQGHTYADVNTALKAALYNAHKNDLIVVCGSVFIVGEVIL is encoded by the coding sequence ATGAATTACGAAGAAACGCTCCATTACCTGTTTACACGTCTTCCTATGTTTAGCCGCATTGGCGCAGCTGCCTATAAAAAGGACCTGACGAACACGATACAACTTTGCGACTTCATAGGCAACCCCCAGCATCAATTCAAGACGATACATATTGCCGGTACGAATGGGAAGGGGTCTACCAGTCATATGCTGGCCTCAATCCTGCAAACAGCGGGTTACAAAACAGGATTGTACACCTCCCCTCACCTGCGCGACTTCCGGGAGCGCTTTCGTGTGGACGGGGCCATGATCGAGGAAGACTTTGTAGTGGATTTCACGCGTCGCATTGAACCAGCTATTGATCGTATAGAGCCATCATTCTTTGAGATCACGGTGGCTATGGCCTTTGACTACTTTGCCTGGAAAGGGGTGGATATTGCGGTGATAGAAACAGGACTGGGCGGCAGGCTCGATAGCACGAATGTGATCACGCCGGAGTTGTCGGTGATCACGAATATAGGATGGGATCATATGAACCTGCTGGGCAATACGCTGGAAGCAATAGCTTTTGAAAAAGCGGGGATCATCAAACCAGGGGTACCGGTTATTGTAGGGGAAACAGCGCCCGCTACGCGGAAAGTATTTGAAGATGTAGCTACCCAAAGGCAATCTCCCTTGTTCTTTGCGGATCAACTGCGGTATGTAGCAGACTGGAAATACGAACACCATGAACTACAAGTGCAGGTAGCGCGCAACGGGCATGATGAGCGCACACCCTACCGGCTGGACCTGCCGGGTTATTACCAGACCAAAAACCTGGTGACGGTGCTGGAAGCTGTCCACCAGCTACAGCAGCAGGGATGGCAGCTGCCACTGTCAACCGTGCAGGCTGCTTTGCATCAGGTGAAACCGCTGACGGGCCTGCATGGCCGGTGGGAACTTATTCATCGCCATCCTGCGGTAATGCTGGATGTGGGTCATAATGAAGACGGCATGCGGCAGATCATTTCGCAAATAGAATTGACGGATCACCAACACCTGCACCTGGTGATTGGCATGGTAAAAGATAAAGAAGTAGAAAAGGTTTTGCTGCAATTACCCAAAGAAGCCACGTATTATTTTACGAAGGCACCTATACCCAGGGCCTTGCCAGAAGATCAGCTGGCTGCGCAGGCCGCCGCGCATGGCTTGCAGGGGCACACCTATGCCGATGTCAATACGGCGCTGAAAGCAGCCTTGTATAATGCGCACAAAAATGATCTTATAGTGGTATGCGGCAGTGTGTTTATAGTGGGGGAAGTGATCTTATAG
- a CDS encoding NUDIX hydrolase has translation MRDLKWKTLKSEYLFKDLWFTVRQDTCERPDGKIVTPYYVYEFPTWVTALALTEDGKVILERQYRQGLGETHLEIPGGCVDDTDANYEEAIARELLEETGYTFSKYEYLGKTSANPSTNSNLMHMFLATGGKLVKEQSLDDNEDIEVVLCTIDELKLLLDNNEIIQSMHVTAIYYGLKKLGKL, from the coding sequence ATGCGCGACCTCAAATGGAAAACCCTCAAATCGGAATACTTATTCAAAGACCTTTGGTTCACCGTACGGCAGGATACCTGCGAACGTCCCGATGGCAAGATCGTTACCCCTTATTATGTATATGAATTTCCTACCTGGGTCACTGCCCTGGCATTAACCGAAGATGGTAAAGTGATCCTCGAAAGACAATACCGTCAGGGATTGGGGGAGACCCACCTCGAAATACCCGGCGGCTGCGTGGATGATACCGATGCCAATTATGAAGAAGCCATTGCGCGTGAACTGCTCGAAGAAACCGGGTACACTTTCTCAAAATATGAATACCTTGGCAAGACCAGTGCCAATCCCTCTACCAACAGCAACCTCATGCACATGTTCCTGGCCACCGGGGGCAAACTGGTCAAGGAACAATCACTGGATGACAATGAAGACATAGAAGTGGTGCTATGTACAATTGATGAACTGAAGCTGCTGCTGGACAATAATGAGATCATCCAGAGCATGCATGTAACAGCCATTTATTATGGTCTTAAGAAGCTGGGAAAACTATAA
- a CDS encoding (Fe-S)-binding protein: protein MNVQLFIPCFIDQLYPQTAFNMVKVLEKAGCTVTYNAEQTCCGQPAFNAGFQREAKEVCTKFLHDFSGSEYIVAPSASCVGFVRNYYPKLFDNSSHHNEVKELQKRTFELADFLVNVLKVEDLGATLHTKATYHDSCAALRECKIKAEPRALLARVKGLELTEMNDVETCCGFGGTFAVKFEPISMGMADQKVTNARQTGAECIISTDHSCLMHLDGYIRHKGLPIQTMHIADVLASGW, encoded by the coding sequence ATGAACGTACAACTTTTTATACCTTGTTTTATTGATCAGCTATACCCGCAAACAGCTTTCAATATGGTGAAAGTACTGGAGAAAGCGGGCTGCACAGTCACCTACAATGCAGAGCAGACCTGCTGTGGCCAGCCGGCTTTTAATGCCGGGTTTCAGCGCGAAGCCAAAGAGGTTTGCACCAAATTTCTCCACGATTTCAGTGGCTCTGAATATATAGTGGCCCCCAGTGCATCCTGCGTTGGCTTTGTACGCAATTACTATCCCAAACTGTTTGATAATTCTTCCCACCACAACGAAGTAAAGGAACTGCAGAAGCGGACCTTTGAACTGGCCGATTTCCTGGTAAATGTGTTGAAAGTAGAAGACCTCGGCGCCACCTTACATACCAAAGCTACCTATCACGATTCCTGTGCAGCCTTGCGCGAATGTAAAATAAAGGCAGAGCCCAGGGCGTTATTGGCCCGGGTGAAAGGATTGGAGCTTACAGAAATGAATGATGTGGAAACCTGTTGCGGCTTTGGCGGCACTTTTGCCGTTAAATTTGAACCCATCTCCATGGGAATGGCCGATCAGAAGGTGACCAATGCCCGGCAAACCGGCGCAGAATGCATCATCTCTACCGATCATTCCTGCCTCATGCACCTCGATGGCTACATACGCCACAAAGGCCTTCCTATTCAAACCATGCACATCGCCGATGTTCTTGCCAGTGGATGGTAA
- the ribH gene encoding 6,7-dimethyl-8-ribityllumazine synthase, with protein MAEVSNSKLLQMNAGILTKDACIVIVRTEWNAGIIDELEKGCVRILQQHQVRHIHIVNVPGAFEIPFGIKAYWDASKYKDDRPDAFIALGCVLRGDTPHFDYVCQGVTQGVVQLNLTLPVPTIFGVLTVDNQQQADERIGGKHGHKGEEAAITAIKMIALSNSFKK; from the coding sequence ATGGCTGAAGTAAGCAATAGTAAATTATTACAAATGAATGCAGGCATCCTCACGAAGGATGCCTGCATCGTTATTGTGCGTACCGAATGGAATGCAGGCATTATAGATGAACTGGAAAAAGGCTGCGTGCGCATCTTGCAGCAACACCAGGTCAGGCATATCCATATTGTAAATGTGCCCGGCGCCTTTGAGATCCCTTTTGGCATCAAAGCTTACTGGGATGCCAGTAAATACAAAGACGACCGTCCCGACGCCTTCATAGCACTGGGCTGCGTATTGCGTGGCGATACCCCCCACTTCGATTACGTATGCCAGGGCGTAACCCAGGGCGTAGTACAACTCAACCTCACCCTCCCCGTACCGACCATTTTTGGCGTACTTACCGTAGATAACCAACAACAGGCTGATGAGCGCATTGGCGGCAAACATGGCCATAAAGGCGAAGAAGCCGCTATTACCGCTATCAAGATGATCGCATTATCTAACTCGTTTAAAAAATAA
- a CDS encoding tetratricopeptide repeat protein, with amino-acid sequence MATVNQPTGQAPVPVEKTSEERVVAGAQDFWSKNSKYILIGLVVILLLVGGGYAYNNFYKAPQELKAAEAIFKAEEYFRADSVKLALNGDGVNQGFLKVISKYGGTKTGNRAKFYAGACYLQLGDFNNAVKYLKDFSSDEVVANMRANGLLGDAYSELGKKEEAISYYKKAGTALPEDEINSPEYLFRAALLLQDAGKTQDAIALLNDIKTKYPRSVMPQAQGGQDVDKYLGKLGDTK; translated from the coding sequence ATGGCTACTGTGAATCAGCCAACCGGGCAAGCACCTGTACCTGTAGAGAAGACTTCTGAAGAAAGAGTAGTGGCAGGTGCCCAGGATTTTTGGAGTAAGAATAGCAAGTACATACTTATTGGCCTGGTAGTTATTCTGCTGCTGGTAGGTGGTGGTTATGCTTATAATAACTTCTACAAAGCACCCCAGGAACTGAAAGCTGCCGAAGCCATCTTCAAAGCTGAAGAGTATTTCAGGGCCGACTCTGTGAAACTGGCTTTGAACGGCGACGGTGTCAACCAGGGATTCCTCAAAGTGATCTCTAAATATGGTGGCACCAAAACCGGCAACCGCGCTAAGTTCTATGCAGGTGCATGCTATCTCCAACTGGGCGATTTCAACAATGCCGTTAAATACCTGAAGGATTTCTCTTCCGATGAAGTAGTGGCCAATATGCGCGCCAATGGTTTGTTGGGTGATGCTTATTCCGAACTCGGTAAAAAAGAAGAAGCGATCTCTTATTATAAGAAGGCCGGCACTGCCCTGCCTGAAGATGAGATCAACTCACCTGAATACCTCTTCCGCGCTGCCCTGCTGTTGCAGGATGCTGGTAAAACACAGGATGCGATCGCCCTGCTCAACGACATTAAGACCAAATATCCCCGCAGTGTAATGCCACAGGCGCAGGGCGGACAGGATGTCGACAAGTACCTGGGCAAACTGGGCGATACAAAGTAA
- the pdhA gene encoding pyruvate dehydrogenase (acetyl-transferring) E1 component subunit alpha has product MQLIRQFELMAEEKYKMDGKIRGFFHAYIGQEAIAAGCMTATRLEDPYVTAYRDHGLALAKGVSPNACMAELYGKATGAAKGKGGSMHFFGKDVYFFGGHGIVGAQIGTGAGLAFAEKYKGTDNVALTFFGDGAARQGMLHETFNMAMTWKLPVVFICENNNYAMGTSVERTSNVVDIYKLADAYEMPGDTVDGMSAEAVHEAISRAVKRAREGDGPTLLEIKTYRYKGHSISDPQKYRTKEEVEEYKQRDPIQLVLATILKNKFATKDEIAAIDKRVNDTVVASVKFAEESPWPSDDEVLKDVAMDENYPFIVD; this is encoded by the coding sequence ATGCAGCTTATCCGTCAGTTTGAGCTCATGGCAGAAGAAAAGTATAAAATGGACGGTAAGATCCGCGGCTTTTTCCACGCCTATATCGGGCAGGAAGCCATTGCCGCCGGTTGTATGACCGCTACCCGCCTCGAAGATCCTTATGTTACCGCTTACCGCGACCACGGCCTGGCCCTGGCAAAAGGCGTTTCTCCCAATGCCTGTATGGCCGAGTTGTACGGTAAAGCTACCGGCGCAGCCAAGGGGAAAGGTGGTTCCATGCACTTCTTTGGTAAAGACGTTTATTTCTTTGGTGGTCACGGCATCGTTGGTGCTCAAATTGGCACCGGTGCAGGACTCGCCTTTGCTGAAAAATACAAGGGTACCGACAATGTAGCCCTCACTTTCTTTGGTGATGGTGCTGCCCGTCAGGGTATGTTGCATGAAACATTCAACATGGCCATGACCTGGAAACTGCCTGTTGTATTCATTTGTGAGAACAACAACTACGCCATGGGTACTTCTGTAGAACGTACCAGTAATGTAGTGGATATTTATAAACTGGCCGATGCCTATGAAATGCCCGGCGACACCGTTGATGGTATGAGTGCAGAAGCCGTTCACGAAGCCATTTCCCGCGCCGTGAAAAGAGCACGTGAAGGAGATGGGCCAACCCTGCTGGAGATCAAAACCTACAGGTACAAAGGCCACTCTATTTCTGATCCCCAGAAATACCGCACCAAGGAAGAAGTGGAAGAATACAAACAGCGTGACCCCATTCAGCTGGTATTGGCCACCATCCTGAAGAACAAATTTGCTACCAAGGACGAAATAGCAGCTATCGATAAAAGGGTCAATGATACAGTGGTGGCTTCTGTGAAATTCGCTGAAGAATCTCCCTGGCCTTCCGATGATGAAGTGCTCAAGGATGTCGCAATGGATGAGAACTATCCGTTCATTGTAGACTAA
- a CDS encoding tetratricopeptide repeat protein, with product MRKYPFVWFFLCTCVSISSVAQNADSAAFYNQKGLVEEQARRYREAEKLFSKSDQFAPDNAPNLISWGNVLMAQNRYMEAREKFIKAEAKEPNNPMVIENLASLSVNVRKWADAIKYAQKMQQMKIGSKSLNFFIAKSYYELDNFGEALKYCEKAYRDDSTKAEVPYIAGRCFVEMSNYKRAEGCYRQAIARDSGNANWMFEAGMVAYAIPDDKKAVEWFEMASAKGYKRTDVFLENLANAYLNLKQYDKGLPLLKAVLEHRPQDAELVYNVGDAYYRSAKYQEAIDTWDQLLVIDKKNANALYMIGMAYQKKGDKQKGEQLCNQAIAMDPSLKDLRQEKKMPGGM from the coding sequence ATGCGAAAGTACCCGTTCGTATGGTTTTTCTTGTGCACCTGTGTGTCCATTAGTAGCGTGGCCCAAAATGCCGACAGTGCCGCCTTTTACAACCAGAAAGGCCTGGTGGAAGAGCAGGCCCGCCGTTACCGCGAAGCAGAAAAACTTTTTTCTAAATCAGATCAGTTTGCGCCCGATAATGCCCCCAACCTCATCAGTTGGGGCAATGTGCTCATGGCCCAAAACCGCTATATGGAGGCCCGCGAGAAGTTCATAAAGGCCGAAGCCAAAGAGCCCAATAATCCCATGGTCATTGAAAACCTGGCTTCCCTCTCCGTCAATGTGCGCAAATGGGCCGATGCCATCAAATATGCCCAGAAAATGCAGCAAATGAAGATCGGCAGCAAGTCCCTCAACTTCTTCATAGCCAAAAGCTATTACGAATTGGACAACTTTGGCGAAGCCCTCAAATATTGCGAAAAAGCCTACCGCGATGATTCCACCAAGGCCGAAGTGCCCTATATCGCCGGCCGCTGTTTCGTGGAAATGAGCAACTATAAAAGGGCCGAAGGGTGCTACCGGCAGGCCATCGCCCGCGATTCCGGTAATGCCAACTGGATGTTTGAGGCCGGCATGGTGGCCTATGCCATACCCGACGACAAAAAAGCTGTTGAGTGGTTTGAAATGGCCAGCGCCAAAGGATATAAACGGACCGATGTGTTCCTCGAAAACCTGGCCAATGCTTACCTCAACCTCAAGCAATACGATAAAGGTCTGCCCCTGCTAAAGGCCGTTTTGGAACACCGGCCCCAGGATGCCGAACTGGTTTATAATGTAGGAGATGCTTATTACCGCAGTGCCAAATACCAGGAAGCCATTGATACCTGGGATCAGCTATTGGTCATCGACAAAAAGAACGCCAACGCCCTCTATATGATCGGCATGGCTTATCAGAAAAAAGGCGATAAGCAAAAAGGAGAACAACTCTGCAACCAGGCCATTGCCATGGATCCTTCCTTGAAGGACCTGCGCCAGGAAAAAAAGATGCCCGGAGGTATGTGA